The Astatotilapia calliptera chromosome 22, fAstCal1.2, whole genome shotgun sequence region AGGTTTTACAAGCTGACCACACTACATAACATGCAATGGATGTCTAATAGCCATTATTGTACGACATTCCCCATGTGCCATGCTAGtaggaaaatgcaaaaaaacaaaaaaaaaaacaaaaacaaatgccaaATACGATTGTTCTTGCGTCTTCTTActgttataaaatataaaacatagtCCTCCAGTGTTAATGGAGACACTTTTATTTAAGCCGGGTTTCTCGACTTGATCGAACCTCTGTTTATATTGTCCTGAGAATTATACGAACCAGTCTACATGGCATACTTTCTctcaaagaaatgaaacaagTTTGAACTGGCACACGTGTAAAGTGGAACCTTGAAGTGTACTTGTTATGAAGACTATCATTGTGAAGCTGCCTAACAGACCATTATGTATTAAATGGTATATATTACTTGGTACTTGAAGCATATGTATCCCGAGGTAATCACTTTGGTACTAGGAGAGGGAGttagaatgaatgaaatgtatAACCACACAGGAAGCTTTAGAGAATCACTGTACAGTGTGAGAgcagctaagactgctgggtaaCGTAGTGCCGCCAGAGATGTGACGAAATCGTATCTAGTTTTGGACCACTGTTTCTTTTGATGATTCAAAGGTTAATAAAAgtgacacaaaaaaataaacaatatttttcttaaattattgtttgtctttctttataTTCGACAGAAATACTTCAAACTCATGATTAGTAtgtaacaagaaaataaaagccaCTGTTCATGCGTTCTACTAGTTCCTTATTATATTTATCAAATTGGCAAATCCAAGCATAGACAAATTACTTGAAATCTGACTGCTTCTTGGATCCTTAAAAtgttaaacactttaaaaaaaaaaggaaaaatatagaATAACCTAGATACACAGTGCTTCATTATAAACAAAAGCCTTTCAGTCTTCTGCTAACTTTTAAGCGCATGAGGGAAAGAAACTCTCCCACAATAGAACGGGCTTGAATAAGGCAGGAATGTGGGGAACTGTCAAGATGGTTGGGACTGGGCAGAGCTGCGTTTGGAGACGATGTTCTCAAACTCGTCTCTGTTTAGAAGATTTTCTGTGATGCTCTTGCTCTCTTCAAACTTTGGCAGGATGACGGCGATGTATCCTTCGGTGGATGGCTGTAGAGATTTGACAAACCAAGCATTGTTACATGTGTTTATGAACCTTTACTAGTGTTATCTAATCTCCTCATAGGCATATGAAGCCGTGTCACCATCAGGTATGCTAAATTAATGTCAACTACTCATGTAAGGGTGtttaacagggaaaaaaaaaaggtatcgTACGCAGTAATAGTATGCAGATGGAGACATGTTAAAGATGACATGTAATGTACTTTACATTTACATGTGTAAGGTAAAATTGTAGGTTTTACCTTTTCCAGCAAGAGATTCGGAGTTTCTAAAATGTTCTCATTGACTTCCAGAAGACGACCCCGAATGCAGCTAAAACAGCCAGTGATGAAGATGTATGAGCACGTGgaagataaatatatattttaacagtcaaagacagacttttaCCTGTAGATTGTGTACTCTGTTTCATCTGTGCATGTTATCCTGCATAACGGTGCAAAATCAGTAAGGAACTGTCCCCCCTGTCGTACAGGCCAAAAAAGGAATGTTAGGATAAATGTACGAGCACACAGACCAAAATCCAGAGCTTTATTAACTTACCCGCTTGGACTTCCCAGAGACTTTATTTTCCAGCCGACTGCAGCCATTACTGATCTGGTAATTGATGCTTTTGATTGTGCGTCCGTTTTGTAGAATTGGGTGAGTCTCTGCTAAAGTGATGACACATATTCTgccaagaaaaacattttaagaatcTATCAAGCGCCTTTTAAAATCTATATTTCTCTAGCGACATACTGATGTAGAAGTGATATAAATCACTCATACCGAGCAGGGACTATGTTGTGTAACAAATACAGTGTAATGTAgaatcaaattattattattccccATTTTCTCAATTTCTTTCCTGAGAAAACTTCCACTTAGTCATGATCAGGCCTACAAAATACATTAAGCTGCTGTTCTTCTTTTAGCTGTTCCCTTTAGGGGTTTCTTCAAACCACTCAACTTGAACTGTCCCTCCAATgaactcatttctaatcttgtctaTTCAggtcactcccaatgaaaatcttaacaCCTCCAGCTCAGagcttcctgtctttttgtcaaaGCCACCGTCTCCAACCATACATCATAGTAGGTCTCACTACGATCAGAAAAAtattccctttcactcttgctgctatcacTCTGCCACAAATCACCTCTGACATTCATCTCCACCCCGcttgcactctcttcttcacctcttttttGTGCTGTCTGTTGCTTTTGACACCAGGTATTTATACTCTTCTACTGTCACTACCTCTACTCCTTGCATGTTCATCTTTCCATCtgtcttcattttcattcacacacatatcaAGTCTCGCGTCAACTGACTTTCATCCCTCTTCTCACCAATGCGTATGTCTACCTTATCAGGTTCTCTTTCACCTGCGCCCTATAGAGCACAATgttgtctgcaaacatcatagtccACAGAGACCCCTGGCTGACCTCATCTGTGAACCTGTCCATTACCACTGCAAACAAGGAAGGGGTGATGTCATGCCATGCCACTGCTACCTTGAACTCATCTGCGAGTCCTACCAAAGACCTCACTGTTGTCTCCCGGTCCTCATACATGTTCTGCACCACTCTCACATACTTCTCTCCTACCCCTGATTTCCTCATGTAGTACCGCACTTCATCTCTTGGCACTGTATCACATTCTTTTTCTTGATCCAACTCCTGACCTTCCCTGTACTCCTTCATCACTCTCAAAGCATATTTGTAACTGTAGTGCTCTTTCTTAGCGTACTTCCTCTCTTCTTAACATAGCTTCAATAAATCTTTCCCATATCTTCATGGTATGGCTCATCAACTTTACCCCTCTGCAGTAACTAAAGCTCACACTTGTTCTTGAAAATCTGTACCAATACACGTCTTCTGTATTCCTCAGGTATTCTCTGACTTTCCAAGATCGTGCCAAACAAATCTTAGTCCAAGACAATTCCATACCTCCACGGGTATGTCTTCTGGACCAACttcctttccactcttcatctTTTTCATGGCTATTCTCACTCCCTAATTCACCACCTGTCTTCTCTCATGCGTCAGGAAGAGCATCCAGCGTAAAATCTTAGCCAAATCAAACATACAAAAGGGCCATTAACATACAGTGAATCATAGCAATTGGTGTGACTCATGGTCACTTGGTCAACCTCCTGTTACCTGTTTGAATGCTGTAAGATGCAATGGTCCTCGCATGGCTTTCCCTTCatgtctaaaaacaaaaaatgaaaaaaggtgtTCGTGacattaaaagcaaaataaaaaaaaacccatctatTCAGACTAAAACTAAAAGTTAACGCCATCTCCCCCTGAACACTTAAGTTCACCTAACGTTAGCTCACTTAGCTTAGCTACTTAGCAAGTATAGATGAGACACGTTCACATGGACGTTATTTACCGGCTCTGTACCAGCGTGTGTAATATCGGTCGATAACTGAAGGAGCATTTGCTTTGGTATCTTCATGTTCCACGCTCTCcatgtaaaataataacactGGAAAATTAATTTAAGGTATTAGCTTGGCGTCAACTTGTCTTGTCGGACAATAAATAGTGCAGCACCGGGCAGTCCGTCCTTGAAATATATCCGAAAACCCCAAAGGCAAATAATTCTggctgttcttttgttttgtacagcgATTCGCATTTCTTTGTAGTGAATCTTCATTGACagcaataaacaataaattattAAGTTTAATATGTTCACCAGAAGAGCTGGTAACTAACTACAGATAGTATCTTTTGAACAGTCTCTCACTTTTCACTAATCACAATATATAAGattgagacaaaacaaaaaaacttcaaCCCTCCAGAAAAAAGGTCtttcaaaactttaaaaaacgGTCTTTATTATTTCTATGCATGGAAACGTGCTTTAAGCGTTCAAATCTTACACaacagaaaaaagggaaatcCACATTAAGTTATAGTGGAATAAACACACAAGTACATTTATTtacaagtatgtgtgtgtgtgtgtgtgtgtgtgtgtgtgtgtgtgtgtgtgtgtgtgtgtgtgtgtgtgtgtatatatatatatatatatatatatatatacatatacatacatacatacataaacatTTCATAAGGTTGTACGGGAGCTGCACATTTCTGCACCTTAAGACTGCTCTGAGTCAAACTTGACCAGTACCTGCTTAAATTTTAGATACACAAATGTCAAATGTGGGTCAAATCAAGGAAAATTGTGATTTTAGAAGAATGTTTGTGAAATTGTGAAACTATACATATTATGGCTGTGCATATTTTTAATGGAACAGTGGTTGATCTTGACACTGTCATTAGAATTGTATGCATTCCCACAGCATTTGCCATATTGGCTCCTTCAGAGACAAGAACCTGCTGGTCTCTGAAGAATCACGGTGGAATCTTTGAATAGTGAATTAGTAAAAAGCCAAGAGTGATCATATATGATCCACCCATGAAACAGAGGTCAGAGTGTGCCTTGAAAGATGGTGcttccacacagacacaggacTTGAAATAGGGCAGAACAAAAGTGGGATGGTCAGCACTGTTGCTTCCCAGGAAAAGCATTACAGTTTCACATCCTGCCTGTGTGTATTTTGCATATCTGGGTAGATATTCTGGCTTCgtcccacagtccaaaacatGCATGTTATTTGAGGTTCTCAACTGGCACACAGATAGATTTTGCATCTCATCGTGTAATCTTTATAGCTGTTGTATTTTTAGGTCTTAGATAAAACAGGACATGATGATGTTTTCTGACAAAAAACAATTCTTGTAAAACCTTAAAGTAAATAAACTCTCCCTGCTCTTGGAAACATTAATTAAGGATTAATACTCCATTTATTGATGTCAGACAGGCTAGTAATGCATTCTAAACAGACCTGCAGTTTGAAATTAGTTATAGACAATTATTATGAGGGAATTCTTAGacctgggtaaaaaaaaaaaaaaaaacatattgtgaAGGCATACAATAAGAACAGTATGTAAGGGTTAATGttatttcacttaaaaaaaaaaaaaaaaaaatatatatatatatatatatatatatatatatttttttttttttatggtcaTCCATGCCTCATGCCTTTATGCCGTATCAGCTTGAGAGCCACTGTTGTAGAAGGACTGTGGCCCTCACCTGAACATGAATTCCTTTGTACTAAATTTTCTTAGAACAGCAGAAGTAATCATCTTCAATCTGTATCCATAATCCTTTCAATATTTAAAACCAGTACAGAGTACTGTAGTCATTTTTGAAAAAGCGAGAGCTCAAGTCTCCATAAAGCCTGACCAGGCAAGGCTTAAAGTGTCTCGAGGTGGGGCCCAATGTCAGAATCACTGCcactttgttattttttctattGCAAAACCAGGAGGAACCCAACCTTATTTTTAAACGCTGATCCCATCGCAGATTCATTCACCATGCTCATTCTGTGGTAAAGTGAGGTTGAGCTGCACATGTGGAAAACACTATTGTCATCATGATTTTTCACAATGCCCACTAGATGTCAGGCAACGGCAAACAACCAGAGTACAGTACTGTTAATGCAACTTAACTTCTCGCCAGAAGCATAACCATCTATATGAaagaaatgtattattttatttccagataaatattttcacatttaatcaGCACCAATTAGTTTCTATGTAAACCAGCGCCAGGAGGCATAATATTGCTCTATTGCCACATCACAGATTCCCAGTTTGGCCCATTTTGTTTAATTTCCATACTTTGAACTGCAcgtaatttttcttttcacgTAGCTCTAATGATTCTTGCAGATGGCGTATAAGTATGTTGAGTCTGCATCCTTATTATGTAATCAAGAGATCTGGGAGAAAATGGATGGAGGAATGAAGGAATGTTTCCCTCTCTAGACCTGATAAATAGCTTCTCTCATCCACATGCTGGACATATCTGGCATGAAATGCCACTCGTACACTGTGGACACTCCTGCAAACAGTTTTGGGGCACTGGTATCGGCACGGGGCAGTAATGATGACTTCATCTAGGGCACGTActtgggagagagagagtgagactcGGCTGACGTTTGGATTCACAACGTGAGTTTTCCATTTATCTgctcaccaccaccactacccAGACTTGGAAAGTTTTGCTGTCAAGATCCATCCTAATGAGTGTTTCCATTACTCTTTCGCCTGTGGTATGCTCTAGTCTGCAATTAATTTGCAATGAAAAGACAAAACTATCGTAGAAAGAGTGGCTGCAGAGCCAGTAAAAATGGAGTCATGCCCAATAAACATATCCATACCTAATATAAACTAACATTGCTCCTTATGAATCCTGCATTTGTCATGTTATGCGGTCTTTTGTCACATCAGAGGACAATCTGTGAAACCCACAAAAATGCCCAATTTCTTCTCATCTCCGATTGTTATATCATAATGAAAGAGGTTTGCACTGTATGACCTCACTTTAAATGTTTCCTTGTGGTGTGTGTCTGCATCTGTGTATCAGTCTGCCTATCCCCATATGTACTTGTCAGTTTGTGTACATTTCCATCCCATTTAACACTGATTACTGGAACAAAATACTGCTCACTTCTCCACTCTCAGAGTCGATGTCGAGGTTCACTTGCAGGCTGTTAGACAAGCATCTCTAGGGCCTCCAGCAGCACGGGCTTCTGTGTGGGATGCACACGTAGGTCCACGTCAGCTACTGCAATAGCAAGCAGCCATTCTTCTCTGGGCGGCTATTTGTCTGTTTGGCTCCAGCAGTCCTTCCCCAGATAGTTCCCTTTGCCAGATGACTGCCTGATAAGGGAAGACTAGGGCTCCAACCAAGAAGGAGGTGATGCCTGCGTGGCTTATCAAAACTCTGGCTTCTTCTGCACTTACCTAAAAAGAATTATTATGGGGGAGGGGATGGAAGTGGTTCATGCAGACAAGGCGTCAGAAAGACATCCAGCAGTTCATTATCAGGGAGAGACATTTTATGAAATCCAGGTTTGTTCTTCACTTTTCATCATTCAATAAAAGTCCAGGAAAACAGGAGGTATGCTGCTCTTAGACATACtgcctgtcttttttctttccctggAAAGCGCCACGGCACATCTGTATCTGACATTAAACAGACTGGGTCACATGCTGCCAAAATGCACATTTAAGCCCTTGATTCACGATTGcgtgtgaaaaaaaaaggtgaaaacaaataagaaatgtaaatgttatactgttttttgttttaatgttgtcaCATGTAACTTTCTGCATACATGAAATGCTCTAAATCAAGGAATCGTCAGTGTCACAACTAAAAGAATACTTTTCTACAACTGatagatttaaatggttaatCTGCTAAAACGCAACACCATAGAAACTCCAGAGCGCCTTAATCTGGAGatctcttatttttttaataaagagatTGTATTTGCAGAGTGGAGTGATCACTTTGAGAAACTTGTGATAAGCCATGTTATTCTTCCTGGAACTATCTGTGCGGTAATCAGCAGCCAAAGGTGCAAACAACCATGTCAGagcttttctgttgtttctggTCTTTCTCCAAAAGCAGCACAGCCACAGGCACTGaaaagtgtg contains the following coding sequences:
- the abitram gene encoding protein Abitram, whose product is MESVEHEDTKANAPSVIDRYYTRWYRADMKGKPCEDHCILQHSNRICVITLAETHPILQNGRTIKSINYQISNGCSRLENKVSGKSKRGGQFLTDFAPLCRITCTDETEYTIYSCIRGRLLEVNENILETPNLLLEKPSTEGYIAVILPKFEESKSITENLLNRDEFENIVSKRSSAQSQPS